From a single Saimiri boliviensis isolate mSaiBol1 chromosome 7, mSaiBol1.pri, whole genome shotgun sequence genomic region:
- the LOC101049572 gene encoding LOW QUALITY PROTEIN: melanoma inhibitory activity protein 2-like (The sequence of the model RefSeq protein was modified relative to this genomic sequence to represent the inferred CDS: inserted 5 bases in 3 codons) encodes MGADSNSYGFLWEWVIGAAVFGFIAVLFFVWRGFRSVRSQLYAGREKKLAEMLSTQIKEKRKLLEKLSIIQKKYEGHEVESSLKDASFEKEATEAQSLEATCEKLNRSNVELEEEILCLVKELQEEKSKQSEQNELTVDISKRRQSLEDESTSLKSQVAEAKTTFKTLFPMNEDXMTIAIKDTLDENSQLQESQRQLLQEAEVWKEQVSELNKQKITLEDPKVHAEQVLSAKGNLIKTLTEHLLKMKDWAAMLGEDRTDEDKESELNSESANVAYLDHPPNGALKKLIHAAKFKASFKSLEGERTQINIQLSEVDKMKEELTERIRNLETEQASLQSENKHFESENQKLQQKLXMTESYQENEMKLYRKLTTEENYQLETEEKLSKVDKRISHATAKLEAYRKRANDLEEELERTMHYYQKRTISYENKAHDNWFAARAAERYLHDLRKENARNRQKLTELEFKFELLERDPYVPDVPNTQLGRELSPYGSVPLGRPSSETRAFLSPPTSLEGPPRFSPLLTSRGGRGSRGPGNPRDHQITDETXESSSVMLTHSHRGPSDTGPLPPLWEKGASGDDFPPRDFPSPPHAPVASLEWDERFCISHKLKVMPVLPVAALKSYCS; translated from the exons ATGGGAGCAGATTCTAATTCTTACGGTTTTCTATGGGAATGGGTGATAGGGGCAGCTGTTTTTGGATTTATTGCTGTTCTCTTTTTTGTGTGGAGAGGTTTTAGATCCGTTAGGAGTCAGCTTTatgcaggaagagagaaaaagcttGCTGAAATGCTGTCtacacaaattaaagaaaaacgtAAACTACTTGAAAAACTGAGCATTATTCAAAAAAAGTATGAAGGCCATGAAGTGGAGTCATCTTTAAAGGACGCCAGCTTTGAGAAGGAGGCAACAGAAGCACAAAGCTTGGAGGCAACCTGTGAAAAGCTGAACAGATCCAATGTGGAACTTGAGGAAGAAATACTATGTCTAGTGAAAGAGTTacaagaagagaaatctaaacaGTCTGAACAAAATGAACTGACGGTGGATATTTCAAAAAGGAGACAGTCTCTAGAAGATGAGTCAACATCCCTCAAATCACAAGTAGCTGAAGCCAAAACGACCTTCAAGACTTTATTTCCAATGAATGAAG CAATGACGATAGCAATAAAGGACACTTTGGATGAAAATTCTCAACTTCAGGAAAGCCAGAGACAGCTTTTGCAAGAAGCTGAAGTGTGGAAAGAACAAGTGAGTGaacttaataaacagaaaataacattggAAGACCCCAAAGTACACGCAGAACAAGTTCTCAGTGCTAAAGGCAATCTCATCAAGACTCTGACTGAACACTTGCTGAAGATGAAAGATTGGGCAGCTATGCTTGGAGAAGACAGAACGGATGAAGACAAGGAGTCAGAACTGAACAGTGAATCAGCAAATGTTGCGTACTTAGATCATCCTCCAAACGGAGCTTTGAAGAAACTGATTCATGCTGCTAAGTTCAAAGCTTCTTTCAAAAGCTTAGAAGGAGAAAGAACCCAAATTAATATTCAGTTATCTGAAGTTGATAAAATGAAGGAAGAGCTTACAGAACGTATTAGAAATCTTGAGACTGAACAAGCATCTTTGCAGTCAGAAAACAAGCATTTTGAAAGTGAGAATCAGAAGCTTCAACAGAAACT AATGACTGAATcatatcaagaaaatgaaatgaaactctacagaaaattaacaacagagGAAAATTACCAGttagagacagaagagaaacttTCTAAGGTAGACAAAAGGATCAGCCATGCCACCGCAAAGCTGGAGGCCTATAGAAAGCGAGCCAACGATCTTGAAGAAGAATTGGAGAGAACGATGCATTATTATCAAAAGCGCACTATTTCCTATGAGAACAAAGCGCATGATAATTGGTTTGCAGCTCGAGCTGCTGAAAGATATCTCCatgatttaaggaaagaaaatgctcgTAACAGACAGAAATTAACTGAACTAGAGTTTAAATTTGAACTTTTAGAAAGAGATCCATATGTACCGGATGTTCCAAATACACAACTTGGCAGAGAGCTTTCCCCATATGGCTCCGTACCATTGGGTCGGCCTTCATCTGAAACAAGAGCTTTTCTGTCTCCTCCAACTTCATTGGAGGGTCCCCCCAGATTCTCACCTTTGCTCACAAGTAGAGGAGGAAGAGGCTCAAGAGGCCCAGGGAATCCTCGGGACCATCAGATTACCGATGAAAC AGAATCAAGCTCTGTTATGTTAACCCATTCTCACAGGGGTCCTTCTGACACTGGGCCCCTGCCACCTCTGTGGGAAAAGGGAGCTTCTGGAGATGATTTTCCACCAAGGGATTTCCCAAGTCCACCACATGCTCCAGTTGcaa gtttggaGTGGGATGAGAGATTCTGCATTTCCCACAAGCTCAAGGTGATGCCAGTGCTGCCAGTGGCCGCACTCAAGAGTTACTGCTCCTAA